In a single window of the Chloroflexota bacterium genome:
- a CDS encoding DUF433 domain-containing protein encodes MLMTETRYEHVALNEDKVPVIIGTTMKIVELVLDKIAYGWSPEEIQLNHPDLTMGQIHSALAYYWDHAEELDRDIERRLALVENTQKEIGPSPLIAKLKAKRLI; translated from the coding sequence ATGTTGATGACTGAAACTCGCTATGAGCATGTTGCTCTCAACGAAGATAAAGTCCCGGTTATCATCGGCACAACTATGAAGATTGTCGAGCTTGTGCTCGACAAGATTGCCTATGGCTGGAGTCCGGAAGAGATTCAACTCAACCATCCCGATTTGACAATGGGCCAAATTCACTCGGCCCTGGCTTACTATTGGGACCACGCCGAAGAGCTTGATCGCGACATCGAGCGGCGACTGGCACTTGTAGAAAACACACAGAAAGAAATCGGCCCATCGCCCTTAATAGCCAAATTGAAAGCCAAGAGGCTAATCTGA
- a CDS encoding VanW family protein — MASISASYSSQESPLNSLSRWLAMLAALAVIAVSILGLGLGGVEIAYGNTLYPGVSVRGIDLSGLSQAEASDLLSRAFTYPQTPSFTFRDGDKAWTATPAELGATFAVEETVNRAFAYGRSGNLRLDLEDQFWAWYEGTDIAPVMMFDPNRATAYLSSIASQIDTPPVEAALTVNGTQVVVTPGAYGRTVNVGGTLDQIITPLRALGSADVPLVIVEYRPGVLDASQQAAIAQTILSQPMTLVVENPRPGDPGPWTFDQNELASMLTINRTEDANGARYEVGLEATKLTPFLETLTPLLEVKPQDARFIFNDEKHELEIIPGKEAVDGRLLNVAATIQNINAQAVTGGHTIPLVFDIVAPQIGKDTKAADLGITGLVSDQVTYFAGSSAERINNIRTGSAAFHGVLVPPGGTFSFNEVLGDISLDTGFSEALIIYAGRTIKGVGGGICQVSTTAFRAALFGGYPIVERHSHAYRVGYYEKGFGPGLDATIFSPVADFKFINDRQAWLLIETYVYNNGVLQFKFYSADDGRKVTVGTPDVKNVVPAPNDKYEENAELATGTIKQVDFKADGADTVVIRKVERDGQVLWEDAIRTHYLPWQAVYQYGPGTTLPEGANAEATATPTPTP; from the coding sequence ATGGCCTCCATTTCTGCTTCCTATTCTTCCCAGGAATCACCTCTCAACAGCCTCAGCCGCTGGCTGGCGATGCTGGCCGCCCTGGCCGTCATCGCCGTTTCCATTCTCGGCCTCGGGCTGGGCGGGGTGGAAATCGCCTACGGCAACACCCTGTATCCCGGCGTGTCGGTGCGCGGCATTGATCTTTCCGGCCTCAGCCAGGCCGAGGCCAGCGACCTGCTCTCGCGCGCGTTCACCTACCCGCAAACGCCCTCGTTCACTTTCCGCGACGGCGACAAAGCGTGGACAGCCACCCCGGCAGAACTCGGCGCAACCTTCGCCGTCGAAGAGACGGTGAACCGGGCCTTTGCTTATGGCCGCTCCGGCAACTTGCGGCTCGATCTCGAAGATCAGTTTTGGGCGTGGTACGAAGGAACCGACATTGCGCCAGTGATGATGTTCGATCCTAACCGGGCAACCGCCTATTTGAGCAGTATCGCTTCCCAGATTGACACCCCGCCGGTTGAAGCGGCGCTCACGGTGAATGGCACACAAGTCGTCGTCACACCCGGCGCCTACGGTCGAACCGTCAACGTCGGTGGGACACTGGATCAAATTATCACCCCGCTTCGCGCCCTCGGCAGCGCCGACGTGCCGCTGGTCATCGTCGAATATCGTCCCGGCGTCCTCGATGCTTCCCAACAAGCGGCGATTGCCCAAACCATCCTCAGCCAGCCCATGACGCTGGTCGTCGAAAACCCAAGACCCGGCGACCCCGGCCCGTGGACGTTCGATCAGAATGAGTTGGCTTCGATGCTGACCATCAATCGCACTGAAGACGCCAACGGGGCGCGCTACGAAGTGGGGCTGGAGGCAACCAAGCTCACGCCGTTCCTAGAGACGCTCACGCCGTTGCTGGAGGTCAAGCCTCAAGATGCCCGCTTCATTTTCAACGACGAGAAACACGAGTTGGAAATTATTCCGGGCAAGGAGGCAGTGGATGGCCGCCTCTTAAACGTGGCGGCCACCATTCAGAACATCAACGCCCAGGCCGTGACCGGCGGCCACACCATCCCGCTCGTGTTCGACATCGTCGCGCCCCAAATCGGCAAGGACACCAAAGCCGCCGACCTCGGCATCACCGGCCTGGTGTCAGATCAGGTCACTTACTTCGCCGGGTCGAGCGCCGAGCGCATCAATAACATTCGCACCGGCTCGGCGGCCTTTCACGGCGTGCTGGTGCCGCCGGGCGGCACGTTCTCGTTCAACGAGGTTCTGGGTGACATCAGCCTCGACACCGGTTTCTCGGAAGCCTTGATCATTTACGCCGGGCGGACGATCAAAGGCGTGGGCGGCGGAATCTGCCAGGTGAGCACGACGGCGTTCCGGGCCGCCCTCTTCGGCGGCTACCCCATCGTCGAGCGCCACTCGCACGCTTATCGCGTGGGCTACTACGAAAAAGGGTTTGGCCCCGGCCTCGACGCCACGATCTTTTCGCCGGTGGCCGATTTCAAATTTATCAACGACCGACAGGCCTGGCTGTTGATTGAAACATACGTTTACAACAACGGCGTTTTGCAGTTCAAGTTTTACTCGGCGGACGATGGGCGCAAGGTGACGGTGGGCACGCCCGATGTCAAGAACGTCGTGCCGGCACCGAACGACAAGTACGAAGAGAACGCGGAACTGGCAACAGGCACTATCAAGCAGGTGGACTTCAAGGCCGACGGCGCGGATACGGTGGTGATTCGCAAGGTGGAGCGCGACGGGCAAGTGTTGTGGGAAGACGCTATTCGCACCCACTACCTGCCCTGGCAAGCTGTTTACCAATACGGCCCCGGCACCACGTTGCCCGAAGGGGCAAACGCCGAAGCGACGGCCACCCCCACCCCGACGCCGTAA